The following proteins are encoded in a genomic region of Alphaproteobacteria bacterium:
- the kdsA gene encoding 3-deoxy-8-phosphooctulonate synthase — translation MTIANDAKLSIIAGPCQLESRAHALEISAALAEIAQKFSINIIYKTSFDKANRTSVRTERGLGMAESLPILAEVRETTNLPVLTDVHDALQCAPVAEAVDVLQIPAFLCRQTDLLLAAGKTGRAINVKKGQFLAPWDMKNVAAKIASTGNERILLCERGASFGYNTLVSDMRALPIMAETGYPVVFDATHSVQQPGGQGDRSGGQREFVPVLARAAIAVGVAAVFIETHQDPDAAPSDGPNMVPLKSMPALVKMLLEFDEIAKRNPVAA, via the coding sequence ATGACGATCGCCAATGACGCGAAGCTCAGCATCATCGCCGGGCCGTGCCAGCTCGAATCGCGCGCGCACGCTTTGGAAATAAGCGCGGCGCTGGCCGAGATCGCGCAAAAATTCTCCATCAACATCATCTACAAGACCTCGTTCGACAAGGCCAACCGCACCTCGGTCAGAACCGAGCGCGGCCTCGGCATGGCGGAGTCGCTGCCGATCCTTGCCGAAGTCCGGGAGACAACCAATCTGCCGGTTCTGACCGACGTGCATGACGCCCTGCAATGCGCGCCCGTGGCCGAAGCGGTCGACGTGCTGCAGATTCCCGCCTTTCTGTGCCGCCAGACCGATCTGCTGCTTGCGGCGGGGAAAACCGGCAGGGCGATCAATGTCAAGAAAGGCCAGTTTCTCGCGCCGTGGGACATGAAAAACGTCGCCGCCAAGATCGCCAGCACCGGCAACGAGCGCATCCTGCTGTGCGAGCGCGGCGCGAGTTTCGGCTATAACACCTTGGTCTCGGACATGCGCGCGCTGCCGATCATGGCGGAAACCGGCTATCCAGTCGTCTTCGACGCCACCCATTCGGTACAGCAGCCGGGCGGCCAGGGCGACCGCAGCGGCGGCCAGCGCGAATTCGTGCCGGTGCTGGCCCGCGCCGCGATCGCGGTCGGCGTCGCGGCGGTGTTCATCGAAACCCACCAGGATCCCGACGCCGCGCCGTCGGACGGACCGAACATGGTGCCGCTCAAATCCATGCCCGCCTTGGTTAAGATGCTTCTGGAATTCGACGAAATCGCCAAGCGCAATCCCGTCGCGGCGTAG
- the pssA gene encoding CDP-diacylglycerol--serine O-phosphatidyltransferase: MLIQSKHRPGMLLTRLLPNVLTLLSLCSGLSAIRFALREQWEAAVIAIIIAAIFDLLDGRVARMLNITSKFGAELDSLSDLVSFGLAPAITLYQWVLDEGEGLGWLAVLAFVLCAALRLARFNTMLDNPNVPSWQKNYFTGVPVPAAAGLAIMPMVWSFALESDLPRIPQVIAVWLMLLGGLMVSRLPTFSLKGRRVPQSWIVPILIAFGLLAAQLVTNPWRTLGLLNLLYIITLPLSWWQFRQHAKREPE, from the coding sequence ATGCTGATACAATCCAAACACAGGCCCGGCATGCTGCTCACGAGGCTGCTTCCCAACGTGCTGACGCTGCTCTCGCTCTGCTCGGGATTGAGCGCCATTCGCTTCGCGCTGCGCGAACAGTGGGAAGCGGCGGTCATCGCCATCATCATCGCGGCCATTTTCGATCTGCTCGACGGGCGCGTGGCGCGCATGCTGAACATCACCAGCAAATTCGGCGCCGAGCTCGACAGCCTTTCCGATCTCGTCAGTTTCGGCCTCGCCCCGGCGATCACGCTCTATCAATGGGTGCTGGACGAGGGCGAAGGGCTGGGCTGGCTCGCGGTGCTGGCCTTCGTGCTGTGCGCCGCGCTGCGGCTGGCGCGCTTCAACACCATGCTCGACAATCCGAATGTCCCGTCCTGGCAGAAGAATTACTTCACCGGCGTGCCGGTGCCCGCCGCCGCGGGCCTGGCGATCATGCCGATGGTCTGGAGCTTCGCGCTCGAAAGCGATTTGCCGCGCATCCCGCAAGTCATCGCCGTGTGGCTGATGCTGCTCGGCGGCCTGATGGTCAGCCGGCTGCCGACCTTCTCGCTGAAAGGCCGCCGGGTGCCGCAAAGCTGGATCGTGCCGATCCTGATCGCTTTCGGGCTGCTCGCGGCGCAGCTGGTCACCAATCCATGGCGCACGCTGGGGCTTTTGAATTTGCTGTATATCATCACGCTGCCGCTAAGCTGGTGGCAATTCCGGCAACATGCCAAGCGAGAACCCGAATGA